AAAGCCGGCAGGAACAGACCCGCACCGCCCTGACTCAGCATGGCAGGGCGGCCGCGGGGCAGAAAATCGGTAGCCGCCAGACTATCAACGCCGGTGGCGGGTTTCGCCGCCATCCGGGTGCTGGCCTGTTGCAGGTCAGCCGAAAACAACAACCAGACACGTTCAAGTTCATTGATCTGCTGCAGAACATCTGTGCCCTGTTCCGACACAGCCATGGCTGTATCCAGAAATCGGTACGACATGGCACCTATCAAAACGGTCAGGGCCATCGCAATCAGCAGCTCGATCAGAGTAAAACCGCGTTGGTTATTATGTGCAGGCATGTCAGCGTACTCCACTGGCTGTCGCTGTGCGCGCATATACCATTATTTCGACGAAGGCATCACGTTGTTGCTGTCGCGCTATCGCATCGGGATAGACACTCAGCGTCTGCCTTACCATACCCGGCACAGGTGTCGCTTCCGTGGACAATAACCAGAGCCATTGCCGCCCTGCCAACAGACGTTCGCCCTGTAGTTCACTTTGAGAACCATCAACGGTCTGCAACCGGTCAGGCGTCTGCAACGCATAAAGAGCCAGTTGATCCTGAGCCACCCAGGAAGCCAGTGTCTTTTCTTCAAGCACCCCGGTGCTGGTCAACTGGGTGCTCAATTGAAACATCAGCGCAGGCAGCGCCACCGCTACAACAAACAGCGCCACCATCACTTCAACCAGGGTGAAGCCTTGTGCTTTTGCTGTTAATCCGGTTGTCATCGCTGCCGCCTTTCCACTTCACCGGTTGTTGTGTTGCTCAGCGTCACCACCTGCTCATCCTGTGACAATGACCACTCAAACGCCGTGCTTTCTCCGGTCGGATAGAACACCACTGCTGGCATACCAGGGTCCACTGTCAGTGCCTGGGTATTGACTCTTTCACCTTCAATCATCAGATTACTGGCAAGGCCTGGTGACAGATTCAGATCCTGCAGATCACTGTGCGCCGACACTGGCTGCCAGGTCGCCTGACGATTGCGAACCAGGCCACCCGAGGTGCGGCCATAACGCAACCAGGTAACGGCAATACCGTCTTCTTGCGCTGTCGATGAAGAGGTAAACCCCAGGGCCACAGGCTCGCCGCTGAGTATCGCCTGTGACGAAGCCGCTGCCATTAGTACCATCAACTCTTCTGAGACAGATTCCGGCGAAACGCGATTGCCGCCACCAAAGACAGCAGACAGTGACCCTGTCGACAACGTCACCACGCTGACAATAAGTCCCATAATGGCCATCACCACCAGCATCTCGATCAGACTGAAACCCTGCGCCCTGCCACGCACCAGAAACTTACTCCGCGTCCTGCCAATTGCCATAATCCTGGTTCTGCCCGTCACCACCGCGAGTGCCGTCAGCGCCATAGGTGAAAATATCGTAGTCACCATTCTGGCCCGGACTCAGGTAGAGATAGGGATTACCCCAGGGATCAACCGGCAGCGACTCCAGATAACCATCGCTTTTCCAGTTCGCAGGCATCGGCGCCAACGTCGGCCGCTCCACCAGCGCATTGAGTCCCTGCTCACTGCTGGGGTAGGCATAGTTGTCAAGCCGATACATGCGCAGCGCCGTTTCAATGGCACTGAAATCAGCGAACACTTTTTGTACCCGGGCTTCATCGGCGCGACCCAGCACATTGGGCGCGATGATACTGATCAGCAAGCCCATGATAACCAGCACGACCAGAATTTCGATCAGACTGAAGCCTCGCTGGCTGGTTTTAGCCGGCCCTGGTTGTTGTTGCATTTGCATAATATCCACTTCCTCGTTAACAAGTTATCGGGCGTCGCCGCCGGCTCAGATCAGTGTGTTAATATCAAAAATCGGCAACAGCACCGCCAGCATGATCAGGGTTACCAGACCGCCCATCAGAACGATGGTCAGCGGCTCCAGCAACGCCATGGTGGTACCCAGGCGCATCTGTAACTCGCGCTCCTGATTATCAGCAGCGTAGGCCAGCTGCCTGGCCAGCGTGCCATTGGCTTCGCCGTTAGCTGCCATCTGCACCAGCAAAGGCGGAAACACGTCTGCCTGCCGCATGCTTTTACTGAAGCTGCCCCCTTCCTGTACGCGTACCGCCAGTTGTTCAGTCGCTGTACGCATCACTTCGTTATCCAGTACCTGCGCCGCAATCCGCACCGACTCCAGCAAAGGCACACCGCTACTGAGCAGGATGGCCAATGTTGATGCAAAGCGGGCGCTGTCCATTTGTCGAAGCATGTCGCTGAGCAAGGGGACATGCAGCAGAAACTGGTGCCAGCGCCTGCGGGCATCTAGGTCGCGCAGACGCCAGCGAAAGCCGATGACGGCAGCAACTGTCGTGAATAACAGCAACAACGCCCAGCCCGACGCCATGAAATCACTGACCACAATCAGGGCTCGCGTCAGCCCCGGCAATTCCCGGCTGGAACTGGCAAACATGCTCACCAGCCGCGGCACGACAAAGGTCATGAGCAGGCTCACCACCAGCACGCTGACCCCGAGTAGCGCCATCGGGTAAACAAGCGCCATTTGCAACTTTTGCCGGGACTGCTGACCGGTCTCGGTATACTCAGCCAGCCGCTCCATCACCTCACCCAGATAACCGGCCGATTCCCCGGCACGCACCATGGCGCAATACATGCGATCGAACGCCGCCGGATGCTCGCTCATGGCCTGCGCCAGCGTGTGGCCTTCCAGTACCCGCGAACGCACCTGTGACAGCAGGGTTTTGACCCGGATATTGCGGCTTTGACGGGCGCTGATCTGCAGCGCCTCATCCAGAGGTAAACCCGACTGGATTAACGACGCCAGCTGTCGGCTGACCAGGGACAATTCTGCTACCGACAGACGACGTTGACGCCGGAACAGACTGGCAAACCCCGCGGCGGAAGCCGGCGCCTTACCGGAGCTGATGACCAGAGGCCTGACGTTCTGTGCCCGCAACTGCGCCCGCACATGACGTTCACCGTCACCTTCGATAACCCCGGTGACCCGTTTGCCGTCGGCATCCAGCGCCTGATAGGTGAATGAGGCCATAACTAAGCTGCCTCAGCTGCCGTCACGTGGACGTTGATAATCATGCCCATGTGGTTACCCGTAATACTTCTTCCAGGCTGGTTTCACCGGCCAGCACCCGTTGCCGTCCATGTTCATCAATGGCCGGACTGCTAGCACGCAGATGCGCCAGCATGGTCTGCTCACCGGCGCCGTCGTGAATCAACCGGCGCAACGCTTCATCCACTTCGATCAATTCATAAATACCGGTCCGGCCTTTATATCCACTCTGGTTACAGGCATCACAACCGTGCGCACGATAAACTACCGAGCCTGATGGCAGGCCAAAGCGCTGCTGTTCACTGAGGTCTGCCTCGACAGGTTGACGACACTGCTGGCACAGACAGCGCACCAGACGCTGCGCCAGTATCGCCTCAAGACTGGATGACAACAGGAACGGTTCTATGCCCATATCCTGCAGCCGCGTGACAGCACCGATGGCGGTATTGGTGTGTAGCGTTGACAACACCAGATGGCCGGTCAGCGATGCCTGCACGGCGATCGCCGCGGTTTCCTGATCGCGTATTTCACCGACCATCACCACATCCGGATCCTGCCGCAGGATGGCACGCAATCCCCGCGCAAACGTCATGTCGACTTTGGCGTTAACCTGGGTCTGGCCGATGCCGGGCAACAGGTATTCCACCGGGTCCTCAATGGTCAGAATATTGCGATGGCGATTGTTGATATGATGCAACCCTGCATACAGGGTTGTGGTCTTGCCCGACCCGGTGGGACCGGTCACCAGAATAATGCCGTGAGGTTTTTGCAGCGCGCGACTGAAAGCCTCGAAGACCTGAGCCGGCATTGCCAGTTGCTCCAGGTTCAGTTGCCCGGCGGCCTGGTCCAGCAGTCGCAATACCACACGCTCACCGAAAGACGATGGTATCGTCGATACCCGGATATCAACCGCGTGCCCGGCCAGACGGACACTGATGCGGCCGTCCTGCGGTAAGCGTTTCTCGGCAATATCCAGCCGTGCCATCACTTTCAACCGTGATACCAGCACCGGACCCAGTTCGGCTTTGGGGGCCAGTACATCGCGCAACACGCCATCAACCCGAAAGCGGACCGAGACCCGGTGCTCGAACGGTTCGATATGGATATCAGAGGCTTTTTCGCGTACCGCCTGCGACAGTACCGCATTGATCAACCGGATCACCGGCGCATTATCAGCGCCCGACATCAGATCGCTGTTCTTGGGAATATCATCCACCAGTGCCCCGAGATCAAAATCATCGCCAAGCTCATCAGCAGCACGCTGAGCGGCGTCAGCGCCACTCTGATACAGGCGCGTCAGGCGTTGCTGAAAAGTCTCAGCATCCAGGCTGACCGGCGAAAACGCACAACCCAGCACTCTGCGTAACTCCAGCAGCACCGGCACTGTCAGTCCAGGGCGATGATAAACCACGCCCTCCTCCACAATGACACCGTGGGCATCGGCAAAGTCATAGGGCAGCATGGCAAACCCATTGTCCGCAACAGCCTGTTCGTTCACGGCGTTTCCTCACTCGCTGAGTCTGTTGCAGCGCCACGTGACATGCTTTCCCATGGCGGCAACACCGGCAGTTCGCCGGCGTCGAACAGGAAACCGTGCAAAGGCGTCTGTTGCAGCTGCTGGTCTCGTATCAATTCATATTTTTCTGCGGTGGCACCGCGCAGCGCATCGTCGGTGCGCAGAATGGTGGGGCGGATAAACACCAGCAAATTTGTTTTCTGCACTGAACTGCTGCGCGAGCGGAACAGGTGACCGATGCCCGGCACGCTGCCCAGCAATGGCACGCGGGTTTCGCTCTGCACCACGTTGTCACGAATCAGGCCGCCGAGCACGACGGTTTCACCATCCGCAACAGTGACCCGCGTTTCGATCTTGCGTTCATTGGTAATCAGGTCCACGGCGCCGGCCTTGGGTGATATGCTGGAAATCTCCTGGCTGATATCCAGCGCCACGCGGTCACCCCGATTGACATGTGGCGTCACTTTCAGGGTAGTACCCACATTCTGCCGGTTGATGGTCTGGAATGGGTTTTCGACACCGCCACTGCCACCTGGGGTGGTAAAGGAGCCGGTCAGAAACGGCACACTTTCACCGACCGTGATCACCGCTTCGGTGTTATCCGTGGTCAGGATGTTTGGCGTCGACAGGATGTTGGCGCCGGAGTTGGCCTGCAACATATCGATCAGCGCCAACAAATCGGTGCTGCCACCGAGCCGACCCAGACCGATTGTCTGACCAGCACTGCCGGCGAGACCGGCAGCAAGGCTGGTCAAAGCGGCGGTGCGATCCTCATTTAGCGCGCCATCCACAACCAGACCCAACTGCTGAAGATTGTTGCCAGCGTCAAAGCTGCTGGCGAAGGCACCACTTTCATCACGGAACAGCCACTGTATGCCCAGGTTCTGGCCCACGTCATCATTGATCTCGACAATAACCGCTTCCACCAGCACCTGTGCCCGCTGAATATCCAGGCGCTGTACAATGTCCATCAACGAATCGATGATATCCAGACCCGCGGTAATGATCAGCGCATTGTTGTCCGGGTCCGCTTCAATGGTCGCGCGTCTGGCAGTCTGACTGTCGCCATCGTCGCTTTCGCTAAGCCCATACATATTGCGCACAACAGAGCTGAGCACCTCAGCAATACGTTCGGCATCGGCGTATTCAAGGTAGATCACCCGCGTGTTGCCGCTTTGCTCCCGCGGCTGATCCAGCAGGCGGACCAGACCCCGTATGTTGTCACGCTGCCGCTGCCCCCCGGTAATCAGCACCGAATTGGTACGCGGGTCGGCACTGATCTGCAGGCGTGTAGCAACGGGTTCCTGGTCAGCGACTTCGGGGTTTTCGTTCATTTCCCGCAGCAGCGTGACTACGGTGGCTGCCTCAGCAAACTCCAGTCGTACCACTTCGGTTTCAGGAATAGATGTCTGATCAATACG
The Pseudohongiella acticola DNA segment above includes these coding regions:
- the gspI gene encoding type II secretion system minor pseudopilin GspI, translated to MTTGLTAKAQGFTLVEVMVALFVVAVALPALMFQLSTQLTSTGVLEEKTLASWVAQDQLALYALQTPDRLQTVDGSQSELQGERLLAGRQWLWLLSTEATPVPGMVRQTLSVYPDAIARQQQRDAFVEIMVYARTATASGVR
- a CDS encoding pilus assembly FimT family protein gives rise to the protein MAIGRTRSKFLVRGRAQGFSLIEMLVVMAIMGLIVSVVTLSTGSLSAVFGGGNRVSPESVSEELMVLMAAASSQAILSGEPVALGFTSSSTAQEDGIAVTWLRYGRTSGGLVRNRQATWQPVSAHSDLQDLNLSPGLASNLMIEGERVNTQALTVDPGMPAVVFYPTGESTAFEWSLSQDEQVVTLSNTTTGEVERRQR
- the gspG gene encoding type II secretion system major pseudopilin GspG is translated as MQQQPGPAKTSQRGFSLIEILVVLVIMGLLISIIAPNVLGRADEARVQKVFADFSAIETALRMYRLDNYAYPSSEQGLNALVERPTLAPMPANWKSDGYLESLPVDPWGNPYLYLSPGQNGDYDIFTYGADGTRGGDGQNQDYGNWQDAE
- the gspF gene encoding type II secretion system inner membrane protein GspF — encoded protein: MASFTYQALDADGKRVTGVIEGDGERHVRAQLRAQNVRPLVISSGKAPASAAGFASLFRRQRRLSVAELSLVSRQLASLIQSGLPLDEALQISARQSRNIRVKTLLSQVRSRVLEGHTLAQAMSEHPAAFDRMYCAMVRAGESAGYLGEVMERLAEYTETGQQSRQKLQMALVYPMALLGVSVLVVSLLMTFVVPRLVSMFASSSRELPGLTRALIVVSDFMASGWALLLLFTTVAAVIGFRWRLRDLDARRRWHQFLLHVPLLSDMLRQMDSARFASTLAILLSSGVPLLESVRIAAQVLDNEVMRTATEQLAVRVQEGGSFSKSMRQADVFPPLLVQMAANGEANGTLARQLAYAADNQERELQMRLGTTMALLEPLTIVLMGGLVTLIMLAVLLPIFDINTLI
- the gspE gene encoding type II secretion system ATPase GspE, translating into MLPYDFADAHGVIVEEGVVYHRPGLTVPVLLELRRVLGCAFSPVSLDAETFQQRLTRLYQSGADAAQRAADELGDDFDLGALVDDIPKNSDLMSGADNAPVIRLINAVLSQAVREKASDIHIEPFEHRVSVRFRVDGVLRDVLAPKAELGPVLVSRLKVMARLDIAEKRLPQDGRISVRLAGHAVDIRVSTIPSSFGERVVLRLLDQAAGQLNLEQLAMPAQVFEAFSRALQKPHGIILVTGPTGSGKTTTLYAGLHHINNRHRNILTIEDPVEYLLPGIGQTQVNAKVDMTFARGLRAILRQDPDVVMVGEIRDQETAAIAVQASLTGHLVLSTLHTNTAIGAVTRLQDMGIEPFLLSSSLEAILAQRLVRCLCQQCRQPVEADLSEQQRFGLPSGSVVYRAHGCDACNQSGYKGRTGIYELIEVDEALRRLIHDGAGEQTMLAHLRASSPAIDEHGRQRVLAGETSLEEVLRVTTWA
- the gspD gene encoding type II secretion system secretin GspD; this encodes MKQQAMMNKQSFSGSAWCRLLGVAVMALALTSNALAQAQSWTPNFRESDILEVIRAVQDVTGKTMIIDPRVRGQITVMSSQPVDAQGYYSIFLRALDINGFTAVESSDNMVSILPTQEARSAPLPFSNYNAADSNRYVTEAIQLDNVSVAEVLPVLRPLVSQSNGQMSAYPNGNMIVLVDTVANIERIRQILERIDQTSIPETEVVRLEFAEAATVVTLLREMNENPEVADQEPVATRLQISADPRTNSVLITGGQRQRDNIRGLVRLLDQPREQSGNTRVIYLEYADAERIAEVLSSVVRNMYGLSESDDGDSQTARRATIEADPDNNALIITAGLDIIDSLMDIVQRLDIQRAQVLVEAVIVEINDDVGQNLGIQWLFRDESGAFASSFDAGNNLQQLGLVVDGALNEDRTAALTSLAAGLAGSAGQTIGLGRLGGSTDLLALIDMLQANSGANILSTPNILTTDNTEAVITVGESVPFLTGSFTTPGGSGGVENPFQTINRQNVGTTLKVTPHVNRGDRVALDISQEISSISPKAGAVDLITNERKIETRVTVADGETVVLGGLIRDNVVQSETRVPLLGSVPGIGHLFRSRSSSVQKTNLLVFIRPTILRTDDALRGATAEKYELIRDQQLQQTPLHGFLFDAGELPVLPPWESMSRGAATDSASEETP